A stretch of the Pelmatolapia mariae isolate MD_Pm_ZW linkage group LG23, Pm_UMD_F_2, whole genome shotgun sequence genome encodes the following:
- the LOC134620547 gene encoding E-selectin-like isoform X1: protein MELCYGLFQARVSWIQFTFICSMLCMWTSVESWSYVYSNKSMKWDDARNWCKENYTDMVAIQNREEIEHLNNWLPKKKGYYWIGIRKINDVWTWVGTNKTLTEEATNWAEGEPNNGKTGQSRGVSEDCVEMYIKRDQNPGTWNDERCMKKKTALCYTAACKIDSCLHGECVETINSHKCDCFEGFFGDKCGQVVQCNKSEVIVPDKGHVNCSHKHGNFTYDSLCQYSCEEGYKLSVQTPLRCTGSGKWSDKHPSCELIQCEKMSEPTHGSMKCSDPLGSFSYQSTCTFTCDEGYVLSGSPSLQCESSGNWNASQPYCVAVQCPALQNLTNGFVSCGEDADMRFSYKNTCSFSCDQGYHLVGASRVTCTSGGTWNQQIPHCEAILCQNPEREAPLIMQCSESVTELRPNSTCSFSCEEGFELQGANTIKCSEDGQWNKIIPTCKAKGCPAPEVPTNGQISCSPSLSHETPHPLGMLCNFTCDEGHELQGAHSMECTHPGQWTSRSPTCTVVQCPLLEAPENGHINCSSTESVYNSQCSFTCDQDYSLEGHELLTCDHHGNWTREKPTCQAPAPITAVTAGVATGGTALLSGVSMAMWVLKKLKKNVTKFDLSSSTESPSQSYKNSIDSLI from the exons TTTCAGGCACGTGTGTCGTGGATCCAGTTCACTTTTATTTGCTCAA TGCTGTGCATGTGGACTAGTGTTGAGTCCTGGTCTTACGTCTACTCAAACAAATCAATGAAATGGGATGATGCACGTAATTGGTGCAAGGAGAACTACACAGACATGGTGGCCATCCAGAACCGGGAGGAGATCGAGCATCTTAACAACTGGCTGCCCAAAAAAAAGGGCTACTACTGGATAGGGATCCGTAAGATCAATGATGTCTGGACCTGGGTAGGAACCAACAAAACTCTGACAGAAGAAGCGACGAACTGGGCAGAAGGAGAACCAAACAATGGCAAAACTGGACAAAGTCGAGGAGTCAGTGAGGACTGTGTGGAGATGTACATTAAACGAGACCAAAATCCAGGCACGTGGAATGACGAGAGgtgtatgaaaaaaaagactgcTCTCTGCTACACAG CGGCTTGTAAGATTGACTCCTGTTTGCATGGAGAGTGTGTTGAAACCATCAACAGCCACAAATGTGATTGCTTTGAAGGGTTTTTTGGAGACAAGTGTGGTCAAG TTGTGCAGTGTAACAAAAGTGAGGTGATTGTGCCAGATAAAGGACATGTAAATTGCTCTCACAAGCATGGCAATTTCACATATGACTCGTTGTGCCAGTATTCCTGTGAGGAAGGATACAAGCTGAGTGTGCAGACTCCTCTGAGGTGCACGGGGTCAGGAAAATGGTCAGATAAGCACCCTTCATGTGAAT TGATTCAGTGTGAGAAGATGTCAGAGCCTACACATGGATCCATGAAATGCTCCGATCCTCTGGGCTCATTCAGCTATCAGTCCACCTGTACTTTTACCTGTGATGAAGGTTATGTTCTGTCTGGATCTCCATCTCTGCAGTGTGAATCATCAGGAAATTGGAATGCATCCCAGCCATACTGTGTTG CTGTCCAGTGCCCTGCTCTGCAAAACTTGACAAATGGCTTTGTCAGCTGTGGAGAAGATGCTGATATGAGGTTCAGCTACAAAAACACCTGCAGCTTCAGTTGTGACCAAGGTTACCATTTAGTGGGAGCCAGTAGAGTGACCTGCACATCAGGAGGTACATGGAATCAGCAGATTCCTCACTGTGAAG CCATCCTTTGCCAGAATCCAGAGAGAGAAGCTCCCCTCATCATGCAGTGCAGTGAATCTGTGACCGAACTGCGACCAAActccacctgcagcttcagcTGTGAAGAAGGTTTTGAACTGCAGGGAGCAAACACCATCAAGTGTTCTGAGGACGGACAGTGGAATAAAATCATACCTACATGCAAAG CAAAAGGATGTCCTGCTCCAGAGGTCCCAACAAATGGTCAGATAAGCTGCAGCCCTTCTCTTAGTCATGAGACACCCCATCCACTTGGCATGCTTTGTAATTTTACATGTGATGAAGGACATGAGCTGCAAGGTGCACACAGCATGGAGTGTACACATCCAGGCCAATGGACCTCCAGATCACCAACCTGCACAG TTGTTCAATGCCCGTTGCTTGAGGCTCCTGAAAACGGTCACATCAATTGCTCCAGCACTGAATCAGTTTACAACTCTCAGTGCTCCTTCACCTGTGACCAAGACTACTCATTAGAAGGACATGAGCTGCTGACATGTGATCATCATGGCAACTGGACTAGAGAGAAACCCACCTGTCAAG CTCCTGCTCCAATTACTGCAGTTACCGCTGGTGTGGCAACAGGGGGCACTGCCTTGTTATCTGGTGTCTCTATGGCTATGTGGGTCTTGAAAAAACTTAAGAAGAATGTAACCAAATTCGACCTGAGCAG CAGCACTGAGTCTCCCTCACAGAGCTACAAAAACAGCATTGACAGCCTAATATAG
- the LOC134620547 gene encoding E-selectin-like isoform X2 translates to MELCYGLFQARVSWIQFTFICSMLCMWTSVESWSYVYSNKSMKWDDARNWCKENYTDMVAIQNREEIEHLNNWLPKKKGYYWIGIRKINDVWTWVGTNKTLTEEATNWAEGEPNNGKTGQSRGVSEDCVEMYIKRDQNPGTWNDERCMKKKTALCYTAACKIDSCLHGECVETINSHKCDCFEGFFGDKCGQVVQCNKSEVIVPDKGHVNCSHKHGNFTYDSLCQYSCEEGYKLSVQTPLRCTGSGKWSDKHPSCELIQCEKMSEPTHGSMKCSDPLGSFSYQSTCTFTCDEGYVLSGSPSLQCESSGNWNASQPYCVAVQCPALQNLTNGFVSCGEDADMRFSYKNTCSFSCDQGYHLVGASRVTCTSGGTWNQQIPHCEAILCQNPEREAPLIMQCSESVTELRPNSTCSFSCEEGFELQGANTIKCSEDGQWNKIIPTCKAKGCPAPEVPTNGQISCSPSLSHETPHPLGMLCNFTCDEGHELQGAHSMECTHPGQWTSRSPTCTVVQCPLLEAPENGHINCSSTESVYNSQCSFTCDQDYSLEGHELLTCDHHGNWTREKPTCQAPAPITAVTAGVATGGTALLSGVSMAMWVLKKLKKNVTKFDLSSTESPSQSYKNSIDSLI, encoded by the exons TTTCAGGCACGTGTGTCGTGGATCCAGTTCACTTTTATTTGCTCAA TGCTGTGCATGTGGACTAGTGTTGAGTCCTGGTCTTACGTCTACTCAAACAAATCAATGAAATGGGATGATGCACGTAATTGGTGCAAGGAGAACTACACAGACATGGTGGCCATCCAGAACCGGGAGGAGATCGAGCATCTTAACAACTGGCTGCCCAAAAAAAAGGGCTACTACTGGATAGGGATCCGTAAGATCAATGATGTCTGGACCTGGGTAGGAACCAACAAAACTCTGACAGAAGAAGCGACGAACTGGGCAGAAGGAGAACCAAACAATGGCAAAACTGGACAAAGTCGAGGAGTCAGTGAGGACTGTGTGGAGATGTACATTAAACGAGACCAAAATCCAGGCACGTGGAATGACGAGAGgtgtatgaaaaaaaagactgcTCTCTGCTACACAG CGGCTTGTAAGATTGACTCCTGTTTGCATGGAGAGTGTGTTGAAACCATCAACAGCCACAAATGTGATTGCTTTGAAGGGTTTTTTGGAGACAAGTGTGGTCAAG TTGTGCAGTGTAACAAAAGTGAGGTGATTGTGCCAGATAAAGGACATGTAAATTGCTCTCACAAGCATGGCAATTTCACATATGACTCGTTGTGCCAGTATTCCTGTGAGGAAGGATACAAGCTGAGTGTGCAGACTCCTCTGAGGTGCACGGGGTCAGGAAAATGGTCAGATAAGCACCCTTCATGTGAAT TGATTCAGTGTGAGAAGATGTCAGAGCCTACACATGGATCCATGAAATGCTCCGATCCTCTGGGCTCATTCAGCTATCAGTCCACCTGTACTTTTACCTGTGATGAAGGTTATGTTCTGTCTGGATCTCCATCTCTGCAGTGTGAATCATCAGGAAATTGGAATGCATCCCAGCCATACTGTGTTG CTGTCCAGTGCCCTGCTCTGCAAAACTTGACAAATGGCTTTGTCAGCTGTGGAGAAGATGCTGATATGAGGTTCAGCTACAAAAACACCTGCAGCTTCAGTTGTGACCAAGGTTACCATTTAGTGGGAGCCAGTAGAGTGACCTGCACATCAGGAGGTACATGGAATCAGCAGATTCCTCACTGTGAAG CCATCCTTTGCCAGAATCCAGAGAGAGAAGCTCCCCTCATCATGCAGTGCAGTGAATCTGTGACCGAACTGCGACCAAActccacctgcagcttcagcTGTGAAGAAGGTTTTGAACTGCAGGGAGCAAACACCATCAAGTGTTCTGAGGACGGACAGTGGAATAAAATCATACCTACATGCAAAG CAAAAGGATGTCCTGCTCCAGAGGTCCCAACAAATGGTCAGATAAGCTGCAGCCCTTCTCTTAGTCATGAGACACCCCATCCACTTGGCATGCTTTGTAATTTTACATGTGATGAAGGACATGAGCTGCAAGGTGCACACAGCATGGAGTGTACACATCCAGGCCAATGGACCTCCAGATCACCAACCTGCACAG TTGTTCAATGCCCGTTGCTTGAGGCTCCTGAAAACGGTCACATCAATTGCTCCAGCACTGAATCAGTTTACAACTCTCAGTGCTCCTTCACCTGTGACCAAGACTACTCATTAGAAGGACATGAGCTGCTGACATGTGATCATCATGGCAACTGGACTAGAGAGAAACCCACCTGTCAAG CTCCTGCTCCAATTACTGCAGTTACCGCTGGTGTGGCAACAGGGGGCACTGCCTTGTTATCTGGTGTCTCTATGGCTATGTGGGTCTTGAAAAAACTTAAGAAGAATGTAACCAAATTCGACCTGAGCAG CACTGAGTCTCCCTCACAGAGCTACAAAAACAGCATTGACAGCCTAATATAG
- the LOC134620603 gene encoding E-selectin-like — MDSSFGLLKTWGYKNSASGMNFTFICLVLCMWTSVESWSYFYSDNPMTWDDARSWCQEHYTDMVAIQNQEEIKHLNSWLPKKNGYYWIGIRKINNVWTWVGTNKPLTKEATNWAEGEPNNGESEINSKISEDCVEMYIKRDKEPGKWNDERCTKSKTALCYTAACKNDSCLHGECVETINSHKCDCFEGFFGDKCDQVVQCNKSEVIVPDKGHVNCSHKHGNFTYDSLCQYSCEEGYKLSVQTPLRCTGSGKWSDKHPSCELIQCEKMSEPTHGSMKCSDPLGSFSYQSTCTFTCDEGYVLSGSPSLQCESSGNWNASQPYCVAVQCPALQNLTNGFVSCGEDADMRFSYKNTCSFSCDQGYHLVGASRVTCTSGGTWNQQIPHCEAILCQNPEREAPLIMQCSESVTELRPNSTCSFSCEEGFELQGANTIKCSEDGQWNKIIPTCKAKGCPAPEVPTNGQISCSPSLSHETPHPLGMLCNFTCDEGHELQGAHSMECTHPGQWTSRSPTCTAVQCPLLEAPENGHISCSSTESVYNSQCSFTCDQDYSLEGPELLTCDHHGNWTGEKPTCQAPAPVTSITLGVATGGTALFSGVSMVIWLLKKMKKKADAYELSSNSDIESSPQSYKNSTDSLI; from the exons ATG GATTCCTCCTTTGGACTGCTTAAGACCTGGGGATATAAGAACTCTGCTTCAGGGATGAATTTCACCTTTATTTGCTTAG TGCTGTGCATGTGGACTAGTGTAGAGTCCTGGTCTTACTTCTACTCGGACAACCCAATGACATGGGATGATGCACGAAGCTGGTGCCAGGAACACTACACAGACATGGTGGCCATTCAGAACCAGGAAGAGATCAAGCATCTTAATAGCTGGCTGCCCAAGAAAAATGGCTACTACTGGATTGGGATTCGTAAGATCAATAATGTCTGGACCTGGGTAGGAACCAACAAGCCTCTGACAAAAGAAGCAACCAACTGGGCAGAAGGAGAACCGAACAATGGTGAGAGTGAAATAAATTCAAAGATCAGTGAGGATTGTGTGGAGATGTACATTAAAAGAGATAAAGAACCAGGCAAGTGGAATGACGAGAGATGTACAAAATCAAAGACTGCTCTGTGCTACACAG CGGCTTGTAAGAATGACTCCTGTTTGCATGGAGAGTGTGTTGAAACCATCAACAGCCACAAATGTGATTGCTTTGAAGGGTTTTTTGGAGACAAGTGTGACCAag TTGTGCAGTGTAACAAAAGTGAGGTGATTGTGCCAGATAAAGGACATGTAAATTGCTCTCACAAGCATGGCAATTTCACCTATGACTCGTTGTGCCAGTATTCCTGTGAGGAAGGATACAAGCTGAGTGTGCAGACTCCTCTGAGGTGCACGGGGTCAGGAAAATGGTCAGATAAGCACCCTTCATGTGAAT TGATTCAGTGTGAGAAGATGTCAGAGCCTACACATGGATCCATGAAATGCTCCGATCCTCTGGGCTCATTCAGCTATCAGTCCACCTGTACTTTTACCTGTGATGAAGGTTATGTACTGTCTGGCTCTCCATCTCTGCAATGTGAATCATCAGGAAATTGGAATGCATCCCAGCCATACTGTGTTG CTGTCCAGTGCCCTGCTCTGCAAAACTTGACAAATGGCTTTGTCAGCTGTGGAGAAGATGCTGATATGAGGTTCAGCTACAAAAACACCTGCAGCTTCAGTTGTGACCAAGGTTACCATTTAGTGGGAGCCAGTAGAGTGACCTGCACATCAGGAGGTACATGGAATCAGCAGATTCCTCACTGTGAAG CCATCCTTTGCCAGAATCCAGAGAGAGAAGCTCCCCTCATCATGCAGTGCAGTGAATCTGTGACCGAACTGCGACCAAActccacctgcagcttcagcTGTGAAGAAGGTTTTGAACTGCAGGGAGCAAACACCATCAAGTGTTCTGAGGACGGACAGTGGAATAAAATCATACCTACATGCAAAG cAAAAGGATGTCCTGCTCCAGAGGTCCCAACAAATGGTCAGATAAGCTGCAGCCCTTCTCTTAGTCATGAGACACCCCATCCACTTGGCATGCTTTGTAATTTTACATGTGATGAAGGACATGAGCTGCAAGGTGCACACAGCATGGAGTGTACACATCCAGGCCAATGGACCTCCAGATCACCAACCTGCACAG CTGTTCAATGCCCGTTGCTTGAGGCTCCTGAAAACGGTCACATCAGTTGCTCCAGCACTGAATCAGTTTACAACTCTCAGTGCTCCTTCACCTGTGACCAAGACTACTCATTAgaaggacctgagctgctgacATGTGATCATCATGGCAACTGGACTGGAGAGAAACCCACCTGTCAAG CTCCTGCTCCAGTTACTTCAATTACGCTTGGTGTGGCAACAGGGGGCACTGCCTTGTTCTCTGGTGTGTCTATGGTTATATGGCTcttgaaaaagatgaagaagaaagctGACGCATATGAGCTGAGCAG caactCTGACATAGAGTCTTCCCCACAGAGCTACAAAAACAGCACTGACAGCCTAATATAG